ACGCGGAAAAGAAATCCGCAAACGGATTAACGAACATTTCTGGACCGGCGGGATAATACCGCTGGATGATAATCATTCTGATAATGGGAAACCAAATACTTAATAAAGGCTCCTTATCAAATACCCGGAGAAGTAAGATTCCATCTCAACTTCTCCGGGACGCATTAATTATTATAGGAGGCAGGTATGCCTGGATTAAACGGAACCGGACCTTTGGGAGAAGGTTCAATGACAGGACGAGCGATGGGGAGATGTTCGGGTAATAATATTGATGATATTGCACAAATGGGATTAGGCCGCGGTTTTGGTCTTGGTAGAGGGGCGGGGATGGGTAGGGGAAGACGGCTGCGATGCAGGGTGCTTTCACAACCGGGAGTCGTCTATCGTTTCAGCGAACATCTATCCCCTCAAATTGAAAGGGATATCTTGTCGCGTGAAGCCGAATTATTTAGGGTACGATTGAAAAATATTGAAAACCGCTTGCAGGAAATTGAGAATCCAAATGATCAGGAAAGCTAACAATATGGAAGGCGCATCATGCGTCCTTCCGTCTTCATATTTGAATATTTATTAAGAGGAAAAAATGAATAAGAAAACAGCCGTGATTACATCGAATGGTGATAATCTTACCTCAGAAGTCGATTCCCGTTTCGGACGGTGCAGCTACATGATTTTTATCGATCCGCTTACGATGGAATATGAATCTGTTAAAAACCCATTTCTCGAAGAAATTAGCGGTGTGGGTCCGAAAACAGCTCAATTTATTATCGACAGAGGGGTAAATTTAGTTTTAACCGGCGAACCCGGGCCTCACGCTGAAGAGGTGTTGAAATCCTCGGGAATTAAAGTAATTCCCGGACTATCCGGCCGGAAGAATCAGGAAGTTTTAAAGAACTATACGAAAAACGCATAAAAAGAGCAGGCGAGAAATTGAATGATAATAAGAACGGATTCACCGTCGCGGTGGCGAGCGGAAAAGGCGGAACGGGAAAAACCACCATATCGGTAAATCTCGCCGCCGTTATAAAAAACGTCACCCTAATAGATTGCGATGTAGAAGAACCAAACTGCGGCTTATTGCTCAAACCGAAACAGATTGAAACGGAGCAAGTCACATTAAAAATTCCGCAGATTGACCGAAATCTTTGTGACGGCTGCCGGAAATGTTCTGACGTATGCGAGTATAACGCGATAGCCGTAATGGGAGAAAAGGCTTTCCTGATAGAGAGTTTATGTCATGGATGCGGGGCTTGCTCGTATTTTTGTCCGCAAAAGGCCATTGAGGAAATCGATAAGCAGGTGGGTTTTATTGAAAGCGGAAAAGTTGGCGATATTGAACTAATTACCGGGAAAATGGATATCGGGCAAACTTTATCGCCGCATATTATCCGACATGTTAGAAAGAAGAATCCTGGCAGGAATATTACGATTATCGATGCGCCGCCGGGTACGTCGTGTCCGGTAATTCATGCAGTATACGGCGCGGATTTCGTACTTCTGGTTACCGAGCCGACTCCCTTCGGATTAAATGATTTAAAGCTTTCGGTCGGGCTTCTTCGTGAGATGGAAATCCCATTCGGCGTTGTTATTAACCGCGACGGACTGGGTGACAGCGGGACGGAAGATTATTGTATCGCAGAGAAAATCCCGCTGCTCATGAAAATCCCGTTTGACCGGAAAATTGCCCGAATCTATTCGGAGGGTAAACTGCTGATTAATGAATTCCCGGAATATCGGGAGCGCTTCACTGAACTTTTTAATAATGTGCGAAACCTGGCATAAACGAAAAATCTTTGATAAGGAGACGAATATATGGAAAAGAAGGCTGATGTTCTTGTGATTGGCGGGGGTCCGGCGGGTATTATCAGCGCGGTTACGGCAAAAAAGTATTACCCCGGGAAAAGTTTTATCGTGTTGCGTGATGTCGAAAACGGCGTAGTCCCGTGCGGAATCCCGTATATGATCCAGAGCCTTGAAAACCCCGAACAGAATAAAATGGGTATGATGGCGCTTGAAAAAAATGGGATCGAAGCTGTGGTCGATAAAGCGTTAAAAATCGACCGGAAGAGTAAGAAGGTCGAATGCGCTTCTGGGAATACTTATACTTATGACAAGCTGATCCTTGCTATGGGTTCCAATCCAATGAAGGTGAGTATTCCCGGTATTGACAAAAAGGGAGTTTATCCTATCCTGAAAGATATGGGTTATCTGAAAGAAATGGTCGCCGAAGTGAAGAAGGGCAAGAATACTATTATTATCGGAGGCGGGTTTATCGGTATCGAATTCGCGGACGAGCTGTCGCGGGTTCCCGGAATGAATACGACTCTGGTCGAGGTGCTTCCCGAACTTCTAGCGAACTCGTTTGATACCGAATTCTCAAAGATGGTGGAAGAAAAACTGTTAGCGAATAAAGTGACGATCAAGAAAAATGTCGCGGTAAAGGAGATTAAAGGCGGGGATAAAATTGAGAAGGTTGTTCTCAGCGACGGAACCGAACTTCCCGCCGATAGTCTGATCCTCGGTATCGGCGCTGTTCCGAATTCCGATATAGCGCGAGATACCGGCCTGTTCATCGGGAGAAAGGGCGGTATCTGGGTGGACGAATATATGAGGACGGATGATTCCGATATCTTCGCGGTGGGCGACTGTGCTGAAAAGAAAGATTTCTATACCCGTAAAGTAATCCCAGTCATGCTTGCTTCCACCGCTACCGCTGAGGCGAGAGTTGCCGGCGCGAACCTGTTTCAGTTAAAGGTTGTCCGCGAACATAAGGGTACTATCGCTATCTATTCCACCTATATCGACGGGCTGGTGCTGGGTTCAGCGGGACTTACCGAACAGAGCGCGGTTAAAGAAGGTTTTGAGATTGTCATCGGGTATGCCGAAGCAAAAGACCGTCATCCCGCGACCCTTCCCGGCGGAAGCGACGGCAAAGTAAAACTGATCTTCTCCAAGCAATCCGGGATCATACTCGGCGGACAGGTCTCCGGCGGAATGGGATGCGGAGAACTCATCAATATGATCGGAACCGCGATCCAAATGAGGATGTCGGCGACCGAACTGGAAACCCTCCAGATTGCCACGCATCCTTATTTAACAAGCGCTCCGACCGTTTATCCGGTCGTGTTGGCTGCCCAAAATGCTTCTGGAAAGATCTGAGGACTTAAGTGAAGGAAATTGTAATTATCAGCGGAAAAGGCGGAACCGGTAAAACGATGATTACCGGCGCCTTATCCGCCTTAATACAGAATAAAGTGATCACCGATTGCGATGTGGACGCGGCCAATTTATACCTGATATTACAGCCGGAAACCCTCGCGACAAATACGTTCGTCGGCGGGAAGAAAGCGTTTATCGAACAAGGATCTTGTACGCGTTGCGGAATCTGCCGGGATATATGCCGTTTTGATGCTATTACCCCGGATTTTAAAATCGATCCCATCCTTTGTGAAGGATGTAGTTTCTGCGCGAACGCCTGCCCTGAACTTGCGATCGAGATGAAGGAAAATATTTCCGGCGAATGGTATGTTTCCGGGACTCGTTTCGGGCCGTTCGTGCATGCCAAGCTCGGAATAGGCGAGGAGAATTCCGGTAAGTTGGTGACGATACTCCGGAAAGAGGCGCGGAAAATTGCCGCAGAACAAAACGCCGATTGGATTATCACCGACGGTTCCCCGGGCATCGGCTGTCCGGTGATCGCGTCTATTACCGGCGCGAGTATGGCTGTTGTAGTGACCGAACCCAGTCTGTCGGGAAAAAACGACGCGGAAAGAGTAATCGCGCTGGCCGGAAAGTTCAAGATACCGGTTTGTCTCGTGATTAATAAATACGATCTGAACGAAGAACTTTCCAACGAAATGGAAGGGTATTTTAAAAATATGGGCGTAATCGTCCTGGGGAAAATCGGGTTTGATGAAGCGGTAGTTAATTCGATTGTGAACGGAAAAACCGTTATCGAATACGCGCGGGGAAAAACATCGGAAAAACTCGAACTGATCTGGAAACGCCTAGATAGTCTTCTAAGTTAAAGGGTAGAAAAAGGAGATGACCTTCTATGAATAACGGACAGGATACCGATTCAAAATTACAAGATATTCGCCTCAAGAACAAAATGGATAGCATCAAGAAAAAGATCATCGTAATGAGCGGTAAGGGCGGGGTAGGCAAAACGACGATTGCGGTTAATATCGCTTACCGGCTCGCGATGCTCAATTACGATACAGGCATTTTGGATACCGATATTCACGGCCCGAATGTGCCGAAGATGCTGGGTGTCGACCGGCGGGTGATAAAAACGACGGACGACGGTATCGAGCCGATAGATGTGTTCAAAGGGCTGAAAGCCGTCAGTGTTTCATATTTTCTCGAAAGCGACGATCAGCCGGTGATTTGGCGGGGTCCGATGAAAATGGGGATCATCAAGCAGTTCCTAAGCGACGTCAACTGGGGGAACTTGGATTTCCTCGTGATCGATTCTCCTCCCGGAACCGGCGACGAGCCGTTAAGCGTCTGCCAGCTTATCCCGGGAATAGACGGCGCGATTATCGTGACATCCCCGCAGGAAGTGGCGGTACTGGACGCGCGGAAAAGCATCATGTTCGCGAAACAATTGAAAGTCCCGGTAATCGGGGTGGTTGAAAATATGAGCGGACTGATATGTCCCGATTGCGGAAAAAGCATTCCCTTATACGGCGAGGGCGGCGGCGAAAAGGCGGCTGAAGAACTCGGCGTACCGTTTCTGGGGAAAATCCATTTCGATCCCGTCGCGGTCAAAACGGGGGACAAGGGCGTCCCGATTGTGGACGATAACTTTACATCATCCGGCGCGAAGGAGCTAAGGGAGATCACAGATCAGGTTATCCGGTACTTTAATGACAGGGGGTAGGTAAATGGAATCAAGCGAGGAGAAAGAATATTCTTACATCTACGGGCCGGTTCCTTCATGGAGACTTGGCTCATCGCTGGGGATCGACCCGATTTCTTCCGATAAGAAATATTGCTCCTTTAAATGTATCTATTGCCAGCTATTTCAAGGAAAGACGGCGTTAACCGGTCAGAGGAAAATATTTATTGATTCTAGGGATATGATGGAAGAGCTGAAACGAGCGCCGGACGTCCCGATAGATTATCTTACTTTCTCCGGAACCGGGGAACCGACATTAGCGAAAAATCTTGGGGAACTGATCCGCGCGGCAAAGAGCTTATCGATAGCGAAAACCGCTGTAATTACCAATTCATCTCTGATGCACCTGGAAGAAGTGAGAACGGATTTAATAGAGGCTGATACGGTTGTCGCGAAGTTGGACGCGCCGTCGGAGGAAATGTTACGAAAAATAAACCGGCCGTTCCCGTCGATAGGTTTTGATAAAATAATCGAAGGGTTATCGCGCTTCAGGGACGAATACAAAGGAAAACTGGCGATTCAGATTATGTTTGTGGATAGGAATATCGGCGAAGCGGAAGCGATCGCTGAAATATGCCGTCAGCTCCAGCCCGACGAGGTTCAGTTGAATACGCCGCTCAGGCCGTGCCCGGTCGCGCCGCTTTCCGCCGAATTGATAGCCGGAGCTGCGAAATATTTTCACGGGCTGAATGTGATCACTGTTTATAACACGGAAAAAAAGGAAGTTCAAGCTATCAGCGGGAAAGATACCCTGAGAAGGCGAGGAAAGTATTTGTAGGAGCCGAAAATGCCTAAAACCGAACCTTTCGATCTCCATAGAGATCGCTATGAAAATTGGTTCGAAAGACATCAGGATGTCTATTCGAGCGAAATAAACGCCGTCCGGGAGTTGATCCCCATAGGCGGTGCAGGGCTTGAAATCGGGGTAGGAACCGGAAGATTCGCGGCGGAATTAGGTATCCGTTACGGAGTCGACCCGTCGGAAAAAATGCTGGATATCGCCCGGGAAAAGGGAATCGATGCGGTTACGGGGGTTGCCGAGCATCTTCCATTC
The sequence above is a segment of the Brevinematales bacterium genome. Coding sequences within it:
- a CDS encoding DUF5320 domain-containing protein, with amino-acid sequence MPGMNGKGPLGEGPMTGRAMGKCGGGKIGAGKGRGKEIRKRINEHFWTGGIIPLDDNHSDNGKPNT
- a CDS encoding DUF5320 domain-containing protein; the encoded protein is MPGLNGTGPLGEGSMTGRAMGRCSGNNIDDIAQMGLGRGFGLGRGAGMGRGRRLRCRVLSQPGVVYRFSEHLSPQIERDILSREAELFRVRLKNIENRLQEIENPNDQES
- a CDS encoding NifB/NifX family molybdenum-iron cluster-binding protein: MNKKTAVITSNGDNLTSEVDSRFGRCSYMIFIDPLTMEYESVKNPFLEEISGVGPKTAQFIIDRGVNLVLTGEPGPHAEEVLKSSGIKVIPGLSGRKNQEVLKNYTKNA
- a CDS encoding P-loop NTPase, which produces MNDNKNGFTVAVASGKGGTGKTTISVNLAAVIKNVTLIDCDVEEPNCGLLLKPKQIETEQVTLKIPQIDRNLCDGCRKCSDVCEYNAIAVMGEKAFLIESLCHGCGACSYFCPQKAIEEIDKQVGFIESGKVGDIELITGKMDIGQTLSPHIIRHVRKKNPGRNITIIDAPPGTSCPVIHAVYGADFVLLVTEPTPFGLNDLKLSVGLLREMEIPFGVVINRDGLGDSGTEDYCIAEKIPLLMKIPFDRKIARIYSEGKLLINEFPEYRERFTELFNNVRNLA
- a CDS encoding FAD-dependent oxidoreductase, whose amino-acid sequence is MEKKADVLVIGGGPAGIISAVTAKKYYPGKSFIVLRDVENGVVPCGIPYMIQSLENPEQNKMGMMALEKNGIEAVVDKALKIDRKSKKVECASGNTYTYDKLILAMGSNPMKVSIPGIDKKGVYPILKDMGYLKEMVAEVKKGKNTIIIGGGFIGIEFADELSRVPGMNTTLVEVLPELLANSFDTEFSKMVEEKLLANKVTIKKNVAVKEIKGGDKIEKVVLSDGTELPADSLILGIGAVPNSDIARDTGLFIGRKGGIWVDEYMRTDDSDIFAVGDCAEKKDFYTRKVIPVMLASTATAEARVAGANLFQLKVVREHKGTIAIYSTYIDGLVLGSAGLTEQSAVKEGFEIVIGYAEAKDRHPATLPGGSDGKVKLIFSKQSGIILGGQVSGGMGCGELINMIGTAIQMRMSATELETLQIATHPYLTSAPTVYPVVLAAQNASGKI
- a CDS encoding 4Fe-4S binding protein, which produces MKEIVIISGKGGTGKTMITGALSALIQNKVITDCDVDAANLYLILQPETLATNTFVGGKKAFIEQGSCTRCGICRDICRFDAITPDFKIDPILCEGCSFCANACPELAIEMKENISGEWYVSGTRFGPFVHAKLGIGEENSGKLVTILRKEARKIAAEQNADWIITDGSPGIGCPVIASITGASMAVVVTEPSLSGKNDAERVIALAGKFKIPVCLVINKYDLNEELSNEMEGYFKNMGVIVLGKIGFDEAVVNSIVNGKTVIEYARGKTSEKLELIWKRLDSLLS
- a CDS encoding Mrp/NBP35 family ATP-binding protein → MNNGQDTDSKLQDIRLKNKMDSIKKKIIVMSGKGGVGKTTIAVNIAYRLAMLNYDTGILDTDIHGPNVPKMLGVDRRVIKTTDDGIEPIDVFKGLKAVSVSYFLESDDQPVIWRGPMKMGIIKQFLSDVNWGNLDFLVIDSPPGTGDEPLSVCQLIPGIDGAIIVTSPQEVAVLDARKSIMFAKQLKVPVIGVVENMSGLICPDCGKSIPLYGEGGGEKAAEELGVPFLGKIHFDPVAVKTGDKGVPIVDDNFTSSGAKELREITDQVIRYFNDRG
- a CDS encoding radical SAM protein, which translates into the protein MESSEEKEYSYIYGPVPSWRLGSSLGIDPISSDKKYCSFKCIYCQLFQGKTALTGQRKIFIDSRDMMEELKRAPDVPIDYLTFSGTGEPTLAKNLGELIRAAKSLSIAKTAVITNSSLMHLEEVRTDLIEADTVVAKLDAPSEEMLRKINRPFPSIGFDKIIEGLSRFRDEYKGKLAIQIMFVDRNIGEAEAIAEICRQLQPDEVQLNTPLRPCPVAPLSAELIAGAAKYFHGLNVITVYNTEKKEVQAISGKDTLRRRGKYL